In Gossypium hirsutum isolate 1008001.06 chromosome D06, Gossypium_hirsutum_v2.1, whole genome shotgun sequence, one genomic interval encodes:
- the LOC107900182 gene encoding uncharacterized protein, with amino-acid sequence MELVRQKCGFANGIDIGAIGSKGGLPLGWNGNALIKLRSFSSFHIDVEVHDLEGDHCPILLDTIRARWKVRSSSSEAKTFQFEAKWCLDSSFEGRVRRWWGDTSGCVPNKLERIVTDETLEEIMEAQQGLNLEADKEEIYWEQRARVNWLKNGDRNTKYFYTVAVQRHLRGKISALEDKNGKQVYSNPEFIKIASDYFGKLFSASKIRSDEHLFGLVEKRVTDSMNARLVQQFTETDVATAVQSMAPLKAPGVDGFPVIFFQRYWHIIGKEVLVGRMRDALGYGINEAQGAFILGRLILDNVLIAYELLHSLKMKRRDDCILFGDASCSGARVVQDIIKEYEVVSGQRVNFDKSLIYFGANVNSDVRIAIVNQLGVREAENPENYLGLPMMVGRRKLWAFANFEDRLRKRVEGWRSRYLSMGGKEVFIKSVLQAAAIYAM; translated from the exons ATGGAGTTAGTCAGACAGAAGTGTGGCTTTGCGAATGGGATCGATATTGGAGCTATTGGCTCTAAAGGTGGTTTACCTCTGGGTTGGAATGGAAATGCATTGATTAAGCTTAGGAGTTTCTCCTCTTTCCATATTGATGTTGAGGTTCATGATTTGGAGGGTG atcattgccCCATTCTTCTTGACACTATAAGGGCGAGGTGGAAAGTTCGGAGTAGCAGTAGCGAAGCTAAGACCTTTCAATTTGAAGCTAAGTGGTGTTTGGATAGTTCATTTGAGGGAAGGGTTAGAAGATGGTGGGGGGATACATCTGGTTGTGTTCCGAACAAGTTGGAGAGAATTG TTACTGACGAGACCCTTGAGGAAATTATGGAGGCTCAGCAAGGGCTTAATTTGGAAGCAGATAAAGAAGAAATATATTGGGAGCAAAGAGCCCGTGTCAACTGGTTGAAGAATGGTGACCGAAATACTAAGTACTTCTATACGGTTGCGGTACAACGCCACCTTCGTGGTAAAATTTCTGCATTAGAAGATAAGAATGGCAAACAAGTTTATTCTAATCCTGAGTTTATCAAGATAGCTTCAGATTATTTTGGTAAGCTGTTTTCTGCATCAAAAATAAGATCGGATGAACATCTTTTTGGACTAGTAGAGAAGCGGGTTACTGATAGCATGAATGCTAGATTGGTACAACAATTCACTGAGACGGATGTTGCTACTGCCGTTCAATCAATGGCCCCGTTGAAAGCTCCTGGGGTTGATGGATTTCCAGTTATCTTTTTTCAACGATACTGGCATATTATTGGTAAAGAG GTCTTGGTGGGTCGAATGAGAGATGCTTTGGGGTATGGTATCAATGAAGCTCAAGGAGCTTTTATTCTCGGAAGGCTTATCTTGGATAACGTGTTGATTGCTTATGAACTCCTCCATTCACTCAAAATGAAGAGAAGAG ATGATTGCATCCTCTTTGGTGATGCTTCGTGTAGTGGGGCAAGAGTGGTTCAGGATATAATTAAGGAGTATGAAGTTGTTTCAGGACAGCGAGTGAACTTTGATAAGTCTCTTATTTATTTTGGGGCAAATGTTAATTCTGATGTAAGAATTGCTATTGTTAACCAGTTAGGAGTTCGGGAGGCTGAGAACCCGGAGAATTATTTGGGCTTGCCTATGATGGTAGGCCGGAGGAAATTGTGGGCTTTTGCTAATTTTGAGGATCGACTCAGAAAACGTGTGGAAGGTTGGAGGTCACGCTATTTGTCTATGGGAGGGAAAGAGGTGTTCATCAAATCGGTACTTCAAGCTGCTGCAATTTATGCTATGTAA